The Rhodothermus marinus DSM 4252 DNA segment TTCGAGGGCGGTCCGGATGTAGGGCAGCGTGTCCGGCGCTTCCAGTCGGAAGGCCCGGAGCGTGTCCGGAAGCGTCAGGCAGGAGCGGGCCAGCTCCTGGAAACGCGCCAGGTTGGTGGGCTGGGCGCCGGCCGGAACGCCGAGGCCCCAGCAGAGCAGACCGAACAGCAGAAAGCGTCGCATGCGAACCGTGCTTTTGCCTGAAGATCCGAATTTCCGAAGCCAAAGTCATCCGGGGGCGTTCTGTAGAGGCTTCCAACCCGTCGGATTTCGTATGGCTTCATGCTCACGCGACGTCGCTTGAAGGAACTGGCCCGACTGCACCGACGCAAAGACCGGGAAGCGCTGGGACAATATCTGGTGGAAGGCGTGCGCCTGCTGGCCGCGGCGTTGGAGGCACAGGCTCCGCTGGTGGAGGTGCTGGTGACCGCGACGGCCCGCAGGCGGCCCGAGGTGCAGGCGCTGCTGGCACGCGTCGCGGTGCCGGTCGCGGAAGTGTCCGAGCAGGAAATGGCCCGGCTTTCGGAGGTGGAGACCAGCCAGGGCGTGCTGGCCGTCGCCCGAATGCAGTGGCAGCCGGAGGCGCACCTGCTGCGCTGCCGTCGCATTCTGGCGCTCGACGGCCTGCAGGACCCGGGGAATGCCGGTACCATCCTGCGCGCGGCGGCCTGGTTCGGGATTGAGGCCGTCGTGGCCGGGGCCGGCACGGTGGACCTCTACAACCCCAAGGTGGTGCGGGCGGCCATGGGAAGCCACTGGGATCTGGCGCTGGTGCGCACGGGTGCGTTGCCCGACTTGCTCGCACAGCTTCAGGCAAACGGATTCACCTGCTATGGGGCCGATCTGGAGGGCACGCCGGCCTCCCGGTGGCAGCCCCGCGAGCCGGCCGTGCTCGTGCTGGGCAGCGAGGCGCACGGGTTGCAGCCGGCCGTGCGGGAGCGGCTGACGGCACGCGTCACGGTGCCGGGCTCGCCGCGCCGTCAGGCGACCGAGTCGCTGAATGTGGCCATGGCCGCCACGGTGTTGCTGTACGAATGGCTGGGCCGCACCGGGTAGGCACGTCGGCATACCGGGAAAATCCTGAAAAGAAAAAACTTTCCCGGCCGGTAAAGCCGGCCGTTCCTTCTTTTTTAAGGGGCGTTCGTCGTATATTTGAAGAACTATAGCAACCAGTAAGGTGGCCGTCGCTGCGTATGGAGATCCCCGCCCTTCAAGGGATGACCATCGGTCAGGCGCTTCTGCCGATGGAGAAGCCGTTGCGGCTTCGCGAACAGCACCGCTCGTTGCGGATTGGCGTGCCCCGGGAAGTAGCAAACGAGGAGCGTCGCGTGGCGCTGGCCCCCAGCGGGGTGGCCACGCTGGTCGCCAACGGGCACGAGGTGTACGTCGAGCAGGGCGCCGGGGTGCTGGCGAACTTCCCGGACGCGGAGTACATGGAGGCCGGGGCGCAGATCGTGGCCACCCCGGAGGACCTTTACAGCCAGTGTGAGCTGATCGTCAAGGTCGGGCGGCCTACCGACGACGAACTCAAGCTGCTGCAGGAAAACCAGGTGCTCATCTCCGCGCTGCACCTGGGCAACACCACGCCCGATTTTCTGCGGCGGCTCATGGAGCTGGGCGTTACGGGTATTGGCTTTGAATTTATCCGTGATTCGGACGGCACACTGCCCATCGTGCGCATGATGCACGAGATCATGGGGTCGATGGCCGTCCAGATTGCCGCCCGCTATCTGGAGAGCAACGAAGGGGGCAAAGGCGTCATGCTGGGCGGGATTTCGGGGGTGCCGCCGGCCACCGTGGTGATCATCGGCGCCGGCGTCGTCGGAGAGTGGGCCGCCCGCACGGCGCTGGGATTCGGCGCGCACGTGGTAGTGCTCGATACCGATCTGGGGGCGCTCCGGGCCATCGAACACTACCTGGATCGACGGGTCACCACGGCGATGGCCTCGGTCGAATTCATCCGCAAGGCGGTGCGGTCGGCCGACGTGGTGATCGGAGCCAAAATGGGCGAAGGGCAACGGGCTCCCATTCTGGTCACCGAAGACATGGTGGCCGAAATGCAGCCCGGCTCGGTGATCGTCGATACGATGATCGATCAGGGCGGATGTATCGAAACGAGCCGTCCCACCACGCACTCCAACCCCGTCTTCCGTAAGTACGACGTCATCCACTACTGCGTGCCGAACATGCCCTCGAACGCGGCCCGCACGGCCACCTATGCGCTGAACAACGTGCTGGTGCCCTACCTGATCGAGATCGGCGAGAGTGGCTCCATCCACGAGGCACTCTGGCGCAATGTGGGATTGCGTAACGGCACCTACGTCTACCGGCGCCACCTGACCAAGAAGAGCCTGGCGGCCATGTTCGGCCTCCCCTATCGCGACATCGAGCTGCTGATCGCCTCGGGCCTTTAGGTCGAGGGCTGCAGGGCGCGCGTCGTGGCGCGGAGCACCAGCTCGAAGTCCAGGTGTACTTTCTCGATCGGCACGGGCTGCTCCGCCTCGATATTACGGATCAGGATTTCGGCCGCCTTTTCGCCCATCGTTTCTTTGGGCACGCGCACCGTCGAAAGCGGCCAGGGCGTGTAGCGAAGGAAGGCCAGGTCGTCGAAGCCCATGACCGACACCTCGTCGGGCACCCGGATGCCCAGTTCCTGCAGCGCGCGGAGCACGCCGAGCGCCACCAGGTCGTTGTAGCAGGCGACGGCCGTGGGCATGGGATCGGGCCGCTGCGCGAAATATGCCCGGGCGGCCTCGTAGCCGTCGCGGGCATGCGCGCCGGCGTAGATGACCTGGTCGTCGCGAAGCGCCCGGTTCGAGGCGCTGAAGGCCCGGCGCACGCCTTCCAGGCGTTCTTCCGTGTGGAGCGAGTAGCGCGGGCCGGCAAAATAGACGATGTGCGCGTGCCCCTGCTCCATAAGATGCTGCACGGCCGCCTGCGAGGCGCGCACGTTGTCGATGTCCACCAGGTTGGCCTGCAGCCCGCGGATCCCCTCCAGCAGCACGAACGGAATGTTGCGGCGCTTGAGTTCGAAGATGTGCGAGAGGTCGGCCTCGTCGTCGATGACCGGCGTGATGATGAAGCCGTTGACGTCCTTGGCCGTCATGAGCTGAATAATCTGCTGCTCGGCGCGGAACGAGCCTTCGGAGCTGGCCACCAGGATCGTGTAGCCTTTGGCCTCGGCCACGCGCCGGGCGCCGGCGATCAGCTCGGCATAGTACGGGTTGTCGTCTTCCTTGATGATGAAGCCGATGCTGCGCTCCCCGTCGGAGCGGAAGCGGTGGCGGGCGAATTCGCGCGGCCGGTAGTTGAGCTCGCGGATCACGGCCAGCACCTTTTCGCGGGTGGCCGCGCTGACCGTATCCCGATCGTTCAGCACGGCCGAGACGGTGGCCTTCGAGACGCCGGCCAGACGGGCAACGTCCGAGATGGTAGGATTGCGCCGCTTCTTCATTGCAGGTAAACTGGACCGTTAAATCGGTTCAAATTCCGTCGTGGAATAAAGGACCCCGGGGCCAGGTTCCCGGAAGCCGTGCGAAGCCGGCGCGGGATGTTTTCAACGGCCGTTTTCCAGGCGGTACAGGTCGGGCAGTTCGTCTTCGAAGTAAATGAGCGGGTGGGCCTTGAAGCGACGAAAGTCCTCGGCGCTGGGATGACCGGGATAGGGGGCGAAGTAGTGTCCGGGTCGGTTGTAGGCGTTGCGCCAGGTGAGCACGTAGATGATCTGGCGCGTCGTGTCGTCGTGATCGAGCGCCCGGAGCAGTTTGCCTGTCCACCAGGTGCTGTCGGGAATGGCTTCGTAGCCGGTTTCGGTCAGGGCGGCCAGTTTGCCGCGCGCCCGGGCCATGCGAACCACGTCGTGCAGCTCACGGATCAGGAAGGGGAGCGTTTCCTCGCTTTTGTGGGAGTGGTAGTCGTCGAAGCCCAGCAGGTCCACGTAGTCGTCGCCGGGGTAGCGTTCCAGGTAATCCTCGGGCGAGTGGAAGCGATCGGAGGAGTAGGCCAGGAGCAGGTTGTGCAGGCCCTTTTCCCGGCGCAGGTAATCGACGGTAAAACGCCAGAGCTGGATGAATTCGTCCGGGGTGCAGTGGCCGCGCCCCCACCAGAACCAGCTACCGGTCCACTCGTGGTAAGGGCGGAAGATGATGGGGATGGCGACGGTGTCGGTGCGGCCGGGCGGTACGCCCCGGAGCGTGCGGACGAAGTCGGCGAAGCGGTCCAGCCAGCTCCGGAACAGGGCGTGTTGCGGGCCGCCGGGCAGGATGGCATCGACCGCCCGCGTGGTGTCCCAGGCGTTGCCGCCGCTGACCGGGTTGTCCATGTGCCAGCTGATCGTGATGACGCCGCCGCGCTGGAAGCCTTCGATGATCCAGCGGCGCATGTCGTCGAAGCGCACGCCGTCGAGGTTGCGTTCGGCCCCGTGTTCCAGGTCGCCCACGTCCCAGCCGTAGACGGCCGGATAGGAGCCGGTCACTGCTTTCACGTCGGAGCGGCCGGGTTCGGCCCACCAGGAGACGCCGTAGGCCAGGTCGTCCTGATGGCCGTAGAGGATGGCGCGGGGGGCCAGACGGTACAGGTTGTGAAAGAGCGCGCGTGTTTCCGGGGTGGCGTCCGGATCGGAGGGGGCGACGGACGGCTGCGAATCGGCCGCATTACAGCCGAGCAGGAGCAGTCCGAGCAGCAACAGCGTGCGAAGCATGGCCGGGATGGAAGGCGGTGGCGGTGACATAGCACAGAGCTACTATAATCCATTCATTTTACAAAATAAATCTTCTATCGTTTATTCACGGGATCTTTATGAAATGCCCGTCCGGTGAAAAGCCGGCCACAGGCTTGCTTAATAAAAAGAGGTTTCCTATTATTGAATCGCTTCGCTCATTACCTAAACGATACCTGAAATCGCTTTTGCTGTCACTGTAAAACCCAGGGAGGTGCAACACATGGTTACACTGGGGGTGCTTATCGGCAACCGGGGCTTTTTCCCCGCCCATCTCTGCACTGAAGGCCGCCAGAAGGTATTGCAGGTACTGGAATCGGAAGGGATCCGGGCACTCATCCTTCCGGAAGAGGCCACGCGCAACGGCGCCGTCGAAAGCCTCGAA contains these protein-coding regions:
- a CDS encoding LacI family DNA-binding transcriptional regulator — its product is MKKRRNPTISDVARLAGVSKATVSAVLNDRDTVSAATREKVLAVIRELNYRPREFARHRFRSDGERSIGFIIKEDDNPYYAELIAGARRVAEAKGYTILVASSEGSFRAEQQIIQLMTAKDVNGFIITPVIDDEADLSHIFELKRRNIPFVLLEGIRGLQANLVDIDNVRASQAAVQHLMEQGHAHIVYFAGPRYSLHTEERLEGVRRAFSASNRALRDDQVIYAGAHARDGYEAARAYFAQRPDPMPTAVACYNDLVALGVLRALQELGIRVPDEVSVMGFDDLAFLRYTPWPLSTVRVPKETMGEKAAEILIRNIEAEQPVPIEKVHLDFELVLRATTRALQPST
- a CDS encoding alanine dehydrogenase; the protein is MEKPLRLREQHRSLRIGVPREVANEERRVALAPSGVATLVANGHEVYVEQGAGVLANFPDAEYMEAGAQIVATPEDLYSQCELIVKVGRPTDDELKLLQENQVLISALHLGNTTPDFLRRLMELGVTGIGFEFIRDSDGTLPIVRMMHEIMGSMAVQIAARYLESNEGGKGVMLGGISGVPPATVVIIGAGVVGEWAARTALGFGAHVVVLDTDLGALRAIEHYLDRRVTTAMASVEFIRKAVRSADVVIGAKMGEGQRAPILVTEDMVAEMQPGSVIVDTMIDQGGCIETSRPTTHSNPVFRKYDVIHYCVPNMPSNAARTATYALNNVLVPYLIEIGESGSIHEALWRNVGLRNGTYVYRRHLTKKSLAAMFGLPYRDIELLIASGL
- a CDS encoding glycoside hydrolase family 26 protein produces the protein MLRTLLLLGLLLLGCNAADSQPSVAPSDPDATPETRALFHNLYRLAPRAILYGHQDDLAYGVSWWAEPGRSDVKAVTGSYPAVYGWDVGDLEHGAERNLDGVRFDDMRRWIIEGFQRGGVITISWHMDNPVSGGNAWDTTRAVDAILPGGPQHALFRSWLDRFADFVRTLRGVPPGRTDTVAIPIIFRPYHEWTGSWFWWGRGHCTPDEFIQLWRFTVDYLRREKGLHNLLLAYSSDRFHSPEDYLERYPGDDYVDLLGFDDYHSHKSEETLPFLIRELHDVVRMARARGKLAALTETGYEAIPDSTWWTGKLLRALDHDDTTRQIIYVLTWRNAYNRPGHYFAPYPGHPSAEDFRRFKAHPLIYFEDELPDLYRLENGR
- a CDS encoding TrmH family RNA methyltransferase, with the translated sequence MLTRRRLKELARLHRRKDREALGQYLVEGVRLLAAALEAQAPLVEVLVTATARRRPEVQALLARVAVPVAEVSEQEMARLSEVETSQGVLAVARMQWQPEAHLLRCRRILALDGLQDPGNAGTILRAAAWFGIEAVVAGAGTVDLYNPKVVRAAMGSHWDLALVRTGALPDLLAQLQANGFTCYGADLEGTPASRWQPREPAVLVLGSEAHGLQPAVRERLTARVTVPGSPRRQATESLNVAMAATVLLYEWLGRTG